CGGAGTCGTGTCGACCCTGGAGCTGGCCGAGCTCGCGGAGCTCGACTTCGCCTCGTGGAAGAAGGCGGGCGGCGACCCGCTGCTCGAGGCCAGCTGGGAGGAGCCCGACCTCGACCGCGGCCGGGTCCTCACCCTCGAGCGGCTGCTGCAGCTCGTCGAGGGCACGAGGGTCGAGCTGCACATCGAGACCAAGCACCCCACGAGGTACGGCGGGCTCGTCGAGCGGGCGCTCGTCGACCTGCTGGAGCGCTACGGGGTGGCCCGGCCGCTGACCCGCAGCGTCAGCCCCGTCACCGTCATGTCCTTCGCGCCCACCTCGCTGCGGCGGGTGCACGCGATGGCGCCGCAGGTCCCGACCGTCTACCTCATGGACCGCGTGCCGGTGCGCTACCGCGACGGCTCGCTGCCGTCGCAGGTCTACGCCGCCGGGCCGTCGATCGAGGTGGTGCGCGCCCACCCGTCGTACGTCTCGCGGGTGCAGGCGCGCGGCCACCGCGTGCACGTCTGGACCTGCGACGAGCCGACCGACATCGACCTGGTCGTCGAGCTCGGTGTCGACGCCGTCATCAGCAACCACCCGCGACGCGCGCTGCGCCGACTCGGTCGCCTGTGAACCGCCCGGCCAGCCTCGCGCGCCGCCTCGCCGAGGTGGTCAGCACGATGAGCGCGAGCGACACCCCGGCGCTGCTGCAGCAGCTGTGTCGCGGGGCCGTGGAGCTGCTCGACGCGGACGGCTCGGGCTACTGCGTGCTCGACGGCGACCAGCTCGAGGTGGCCGCCGTCTGGCAGCTGCCCGGCTCGCTGCTCGGCCAGCGCTTCCCCTTCGCGGGTAGTGCCCTCGCCGACCTGCCGACCGGCGGCCGGGCCCTCGTCGCGGACGCCGCGGCCTACCCCTCCCTCAACGCCGAGGTCTGGACCGGGCAGGCGGGTGTGCTCGCCGTCGCGTCCACCGAGGCGGCCGGCGCGGTGACCGGTGGCCTCTACGTCTCGCTCGACGCGGGCAAGACCCTCAGCGCCGAGCAGCTCGACGTGCTCGAGCTGCTCGCCGCCCACGCCGGGGTCGCGCTGCACGACGCCGCGCGGGTCGAGGCGGCCGACCTGCAGCGCCGTCAGACCGAGCAGGCGCTCGTCGAGCTCGAGACCGCCAAGGACCTCTTCCTCGCCGTCGCCGGTCACGAGCTGCGCACGCCGCTCGCCGTTGTCCGAGGCTTCGGCGACACGCTGCTGCACCGGTGGGAGTCGCTGCCCGACGCCGACCGCCGCGCGATGGTGGCGACGATGGTCGGCCGTGCCACCGGCCTCGCGGAGCTGGTCGAGCAGCTCATGCGCGGCTCGCACGCAGGGGCTGCCGGCGTCGAGGTGGAGCTGCGCTCCTTCGACCTCGCGGCCGAGGTGCGCCGGGTCGTGTCGGGGGTGGCAGGCAGCTCGCCCGACCATCACGTCCGCGTCGACGCTCCCGACGCCGTCCCCGCGACGGGCGACCCGGCCAAGGTCGAGCCGGTCGTCGGGCAGCTCGTCGAGAACGCCGTGAAGTACTCCCCAGGGGGCGGCCCCGTCGACGTCACCGTGACGACCGAGGGCGGCCGCGCGGTCCTGCGGGTCGCTGACCGCGGCGTCGGCGTCGCCCCGGCCGACCTGCACCGCGTCTTCGACCGCTTCGTCCGCGGCGAGCCGGTCGTGCCAGGTGGGCGGCCCGGCGGCGCCGGGCTGGGCCTGTGGATCGTGCGCCGCTACGTCGAGGCCCAGGGCGGCACGGTGTCGGCAGCGCTGCGCGAGGGCGGCGGGACCGTCGTCGAGGTCAGCCTTCCCGGCTGAGCCGCTCCCCGAGCCGCCGCCCGGACAGCCATGCCGTCTCGACCCGCGGCGTGCCCCACCCGTCGCCGCACAGGCCCAGCCGGTCCGCCAACCAGAACGGCTCGTCGCGCCCTTCCGCCGGCCGCGCGAACGACCAGCGGTGCACGTGCGTCCACACCGGCTCGGGCAGGTCGAGCTGCCGCCGCAGCGCGGCGACCATCGGCGGTCCGGCCTCGACCGGGTCGCGAGGAGGAGCAGCACCAGGACGGGCCAGGGCGTACGCCGAGGCGAAGCCGCCCGTCGAGTGGGCCGTGAGCACAGCCGCCCCGTCGCCCCGGCGGGTGCCGTCGTCGGCGACCCACGACAGCACCGGGTCGTCGTGCACGAACACTCCGTCGAGGTCCCACGTGCGCGCAACAAAGCCGGCGGCGAGGACCACCACCGGCTCCCAGGCGCGGCCGGTGACGGCCTGGTGCGCCGGGGTCCCCGGCTCGAGCAGCGCCGCGGCTTGGGGGTCGGGCAGGGCGAGAACGGCAGCGTCGTACTCCTGGCCGTCGACGCTGGTGCCCCGGACCTCGCGGACCTCGGTGGACAGCCGCAGGTCGAGCGGTGCAGCGAGGTCCTCGACGAGCGAGCGCAGACCGCGCGGGCTGCCGTAGCGCAGCGGGCCCTCGCCCCGCTGACCGGCGAAGTGCTCGGTCCACGGGTGCAGCAGGCCACGCGAGAGCCAGTCGTCGACCTGCGCCTGGAAGCCCGGGTCGCGGGCGGTGAGGTAGCTCGCGCCGAGGTCGACCGGGCGGCTGTCGCGGTCGGGCAGCCGGCGCGACGCGAGCCGGCCGCCGACGACCCGGCCGCGGTCGAGCACGACCACCTCGTGGCCGTCGTCGTGCAGCTGTCGGGCGCAGGCGACGCCGGACAGCCCGGCTCCGACGACGGCGACGCGCACGCCTCGACGGTAGGCCGTGCGAGTCGGTGTCGCGACTCCGCGCCGTGGCGGCGTCGCTAGGCTCGGCCGGTCCTGTCACCGTCCCGCCCTGTCAGGGAGTCCGAGATCAGCAGCCGTCGCAAGTCCGCCCCGTCCAAGCCCCGCGAGGACCGCCGGCTGGTCACCCGGCCCTTCGCGGGCCTGCCTGCCGAGACCGAGTGGGTCGCGCTGCGCGAGGTCGTCCCGGCCGCGACCGCGCCGCTGACCGTGCGCGGCCACGAGGACCGCTCGGTGATGCTGTCCACGGTGCTGCCGCTCGCGTGGCCGGCGATGGTGCGCGCGGACGGCAAGATCTTCCTCGGGCTGCAGGTCGGCGCGCGCTCCGGTGACGCGAGCCGCGACCTCGGCTGGGCACTCTCGCTCGCGCTGGAGTCGACCCCCGGTGCCGCCATCACGCCGGCCGGCCTGCCGCCGGCCGACGCCCCCCGGCTGCAGGACCTGCTCGCCGACGACGTCCTGCAGACCACGCTGCACGACGGCTTCGACTACTGGGTCGAGGGCGCGTCGGACCCTGACGGCGAGGTTGCCGCCTCCATCGAGCGGGCCAACGCCTCGGTCGTCCCGACCGCGCGGCTCACCAGCGTCGAGAGCGCCTACTGGTGCCGGATGCGCGAGCGCTCGCACCTGCGCTGGGTGCTGCCGACCGACGAGGAGCCGACCCTCGACGCCCTCGCCCGCGTCGCCGTCGATGGCGGCCTCGGCCTCGGCGAGGGCACCCGCTACGTCGGGTCGTTCCGCGCCCACGGGCTGCTCTGCCCGGTGTGGGACCTGCCGGTGGACCTGCCGGCCGAGGCGGTCGAGGAGCCGGCCGCCGCGCTGCGCGCCCGCCTCGACGCCGCCCTCGCCGTCACCGACCCGCTCACCCCCGACGCCCGCCGCGCGCGCGCCGGTCTGCTGTCACGCCAGCTCACCCTCCGCTGACCCTGACGTCGCTGATCAACGCGAGGAACACCGCGCTTCCCAATCTCCTGAAGTGAGGCATTGCTCGCGCTGATCAGCGTTGGGGTGGTGACCGTTGCCAGCTCGCGTCCGGGTCGGTGCGCACGGCCTGCTCGCCCGGCGCCAGGTCGGCGAGCTGTCGCAGGCTCGGTGCGGCACGGACCACGTGCGCGAGGTGCACGGTCAGCAGCTCTGCGGGGACATGGCCGGGGGTTCCGCAGTGCACGGTCCAGGTGTCGGACTCGCGCGCGGCCGACAGGACCGGGTCGCCGCGCCGTACGACGTGGGTGCACGACATGACGGGATGCTCGGGCGGCTCGGCGAAGACCCAGTCCGGGTCGACGCTCACACCGCCCGTGTGGCGGAGCTGCTCGCGCCAGGCCGGAGGCTGCAGCTCGTCGAGGGCATCGGGCGCGCCGGGCTGCCACGCGAAGACCCCCGAGGTGCTGGGCCACACGACGACCAGCGCCTCCGGGCGGGCCCGGTGGAACCACCCCGCCCAGGTCACGGTGTCGGCGAGCGCGGCGTCGGCAAGTCGCTCCAGCACGACAGGTACGCCGCCAAGCACCCCCTCGAGGACGTCCCCGGCGGCGTAGCGCCGACCGGCCATCACCCGCTGGGCGACGTCGTTGAGCGCGTGGTGCATCAGCTGCGGGTCGAGCCCGGACATGAGCAGCTCGGGGTGGCCGGCGCGGTGCCCGAGACCCACGGTGTAGGCGAACGCCACCGTCTCGTGGTCCTCACCGTGGTGGGAGCTGTCACCGGCGTGGTCGTGCCCGGGGTCGCTGCAGGCGACCTCGTCGGAGACCAGCGTGACCTGCCAGCCGTGCTGCAGCACGGTGTCGATGAGCCGCCGGTCCATCGCGTCGTAGGGACCCTCGGGCCGGCACACGTGGCAGTCGCACCCTGCCGCTGCGGGCAGCGGCCCCATCCACGCGGGCTCGGACCGGTCGCGTCGTCTCCTGAGCACGCGGTCATCATGCCCGCGCGGCGGCGGTGGACCCGCCGCCGTCCACAGGCTCGGTCAGGCGGCGATGGGCTCGCGGGTGCGTGAGCGGGCCGCGAGCGTCAGCGCGAGGCCGACGAGGGCCAAGACGATGACAGCGGACTCAGACACGGCAGACAGCACCGCTCCCTCGGCCTCCCACGTCTCCTGGAAGCCCGGCTCGGGGAAACCCGGGATCGGCAGCGGCTTGTAGCGGCTGTAGACGAGCGGCCCGAGCGACACCACCCCGTAGCCGAGGGAGGCGAGCCACACCAGCGGGTCCAGTCGACCGAGCGAGCGGACGAGCGGCGTCAGGACTGCCGCTGCGAGCACGAGGCCGCCGATGCCCTGCAGGACGAACTGGCCGCGCAAGCTCAACGGACTGCCGATGTCGGCGTAGTTGGGCGAGATCTTCAGATGGACGATCGCCACGACGGCGAGGGCCAGGGCCAACAGGACACGGACACCGGTGATCACGGGCATGTGTTCGTCGTACTCCCCCCTTGCAGTTCAGTCCAGGGGGTCGCGCAGCACCGGGCAGGACATGCAACGGGGTCCACCGCGGCCCGAACCGAGCTCCGAGCCGGCGATGCGGACGACCTCGATGCCAGCCGCCTCGAGCGCGGCATTGGTGACGGTGTTTCGCTCGTAGGCGACGACCAGACCGGGCGCGATCGCGAGGGTGTTGTTGCCGTCGTCCCACTGCTCGCGCTCGGCGGTGACCGGGTCGAGGCCGGTGTCGACGGTGCGCAGCCGGTCGATCTGCATGGCCTTCGCGGCGGCGTCGAGGAAGGGCTGGGGCGCGTCGACGGCGACCCCGCCGTCGCCGTCGGAGGTGACAGTGAAGGCCATCAGGGTGTCGGCGACGGCCGGGAACATCACGACCGCGTCGACGTCGACCATCGTGCAGACGGTGTCGAGGTGCATCGTCGCGCGCTCCTGCGCGATCGGGACCGCAAGCACGGTGTGGGCGACACCGCTCGCGAAGGCGCGCAGCGCGAAGGCCTCCACCCCGGCGGGGGTGGTGCGCTGGCCGACACCGACCGCGACGACGCCCGGCGCGAGCAGCAGCACGTCGCCGCCCTCGAACCACGCCTCCTCCTTGGACCCGCCGTAGAGCAGCGGGGTCCCGGCGAAGCGCGGGTGGTGGCGCAGGATCGCGCCGGTCAGGGTGGTCTCGCGCTGCCGCGCCGGCATCGAGGGCCGGGTCACCGCGACGTGGTCGGCGACCCACACCGACGAGTCGCGGGTGAACAGCAGGTTGGGCAGAGGGGGTACGACGAAGTCGCCCGGACCCGCCATGCGCGAGACGACGCCCTCCGGTCCGGTGCGGGGCAGCTCCTCGTGGGTGAGGCCGGCGCAGAGGTGGTCGGCGAGCTCGTCGCTCGCCAGGTCGAGCAGCCAGCGGTGCAGCGACGTCGCGAGCGCGGGCCCGACGACCTGCGCGGACACCGCGGCGTGCACTGCCTCGGCCCGCGCCTCGGCGACCTCGAGCGCCTCGACGAGCAGGTCGGCGAGGTAGAGCACCTCGACGTCGCGGTCGCGCAGCGCCTGCGCGAACCCGTCGTGCTCCTCCTGGGCGCGCGACACCCAGGGCAGGCCGTCGAAGAGCAGGTCGGCGTTGTTGCGCGGCGTGAGCCGTGACAGCTCCGCGCCGGGCCGGTGGAGCAGGACGGTGCGCAGCCGTCCGGTCTCTGACGTCACGAGGTGCGGCACGGACCGAACCCTATGCGGCGACGGACTCCCCGACGAGCGAGCGGCGCACCGCCTCGAAGAAGGCGAGGTTGACCTGCGAGCGCCACCAGGCGCCCTTGACGATCCGCGGACCCCACTCGGGGCGCTCCGCGACGGTCGGGGCGATGGCCTTGTCGAGCCAGTCCTTGCCGTGGACCGGGTCGACCTCGGCGTGCTCGACGTAGAACGGGTAGGCGTCGGCGGGGGCCCCGAGCCGGTCGAAGGCCTGCAGCACCAATCGGCAGCGCGGGCCGGCCTGCAGCTCGAGCAGTCCGAGCGCGCCGAGCATCTCCGGCTGCAGCCAGCGGTTGGTCGCGAGCAGGCCACCGAGCGCCGCGCGCTCCAGCGCCTCGACCGGCATCTGGGACCGCGGGACGCGCGGCATGTCGAGCGCGGCGACGAGCCGGTCGTGCAGGACGGTGTGAACACCGTCGGGGTCGCCTTGCCCCATCTCGTCCCAGTAGTTCTTGCCGAGCTCCAGCTTGGCGCTGCCGGCGAGCCCGACCTGGCAGACCGCGACGAGGTCGTCGAAGCCGCCGTCGGGGCCGCCTTCCAGAGCGAGGAAGTCGACCAGCTCGGCCCAACCCGCGTCCTTGGCGAGCCACCGGTAGGCGTCGGGCAGCCGGTCCTTCGCGGCGATGACGCGCATCGCCTTCACGGCCTCGTCAGCGGTGGTCGTCGTACGCAGGGTCTCGGCGGTCTCCCACGCTGCCTCGAGCTCGACCAGCCACTCGGCCTCGAGCCGGGCCTTGACCGCGGCGACCTCCGGCGCGTGCTGGTGGCGCGCCGCGTCACCGACGACCTCGAGCGGGGCGGTGTGCAGGTCGTAGACGGCCAGCAGCGTGAGGAAGCGGTCGCGGCGGTCGACCGGGGTCGCACCGGTGAGCCCGGTCAGGTCGCCCGAGGCGAGCGCTCGTGCGAGCACCTGCGCGAGTGAGGTGAGCGGGGTCATGGCGTCCTCCTGGTCCGAGCACTGCGCAGCGGCGAGCAGCACTCCGCCTGTGCCCGCACCGCGGTGACTGAACCGTCACTGCTCCGTGCGGGTGACGGGCACAGACAGGGGTGTTCCGGGCGACTAGCGTGCCGGGCCTGATGGTGCGACTGCTCGCCGCCGGGGGGACCGGGACCAGTCAGCACGACCGCGCGGTCGTGCTGCGCCTGCCGCTGCGCGCCCTCGAGCCCCGCGACCTGGCGCCCGCGCCCACGGGCGCGCCGCTGCCCCGCACCCTCGATCTCGAGCCGGGCACGCTGCTGCCGTGGCTGTCGGCCGTGGCCTCGTCGGAGGACGCCTGCCTCGTCGTCGACGCCGAGGGTCGGCTCGCCGCGGTCAGCGACGCTGCTGCCGTGCTGCTCGACCTCGACGACCACCAGGTGGGGGCCCGCCTCGCCGACCTCGTCTGCGCCGTGGACTTCTCGCTCGGGGCGCGGCCCCAGCCCGACCAGCGACACAGCCTCGCCCCCCTGCAGGCGCTCGAGTCCGGACGCACCGCCCGCGCGCTGCTGCGGGTCCGCCACCGTGACGCCGCCCTCGTCACCCTCGACGTCGTGAGCTCGCCGCTGGCCCGCGGGGTCGGGTCGCTGACGTTCCTCCAGCAGGTCTAGCCGCTCACCCGCCGCGCCTGCTCCAGCACCTCGCGGACGGGACGACCCAGGGCGAGCGACGCGGCGACGACGTCGTCGTACTCCGGCATCCGGTTGACCACCTGCCCGTCGAGGCTCGCGGTCTTCACCCTGATGCGCTGCCCCTCCACGTCGACGACGGACTCGCTGCGGGCGAGCGCGGTCTTCGCGACCCGGCTCTCGCGCAGCCCGATCGTGGTGGTCTCGGTGAAGACGACCCGTCGGACCTCGGATGCGACCGCGTCGGTGCACAGCACCGACAGGGTGTGGGCCGGGCGCCCCTTCTTCATGAGGATCGGGGTGAGCCACGCGTCGGAGGCCCCGGCCGCGAGCAGTCGCCGAAGCACCTCGGGCCACAGCCGCGGGTCGAGGTCGTCGACGTTGGTCTCGAGCACCAGCGCCATCAGGTCACCGGCCGGCTCACCGGTCGGGGTGCCGAGGAGCAGGCGTACGACGTTGGGCGCCTCGGCCGGGTCGCGCCCCCCGGCGCCGGTGCCGCTCGTGG
The Mycobacteriales bacterium genome window above contains:
- a CDS encoding iron-containing redox enzyme family protein, which produces MTPLTSLAQVLARALASGDLTGLTGATPVDRRDRFLTLLAVYDLHTAPLEVVGDAARHQHAPEVAAVKARLEAEWLVELEAAWETAETLRTTTTADEAVKAMRVIAAKDRLPDAYRWLAKDAGWAELVDFLALEGGPDGGFDDLVAVCQVGLAGSAKLELGKNYWDEMGQGDPDGVHTVLHDRLVAALDMPRVPRSQMPVEALERAALGGLLATNRWLQPEMLGALGLLELQAGPRCRLVLQAFDRLGAPADAYPFYVEHAEVDPVHGKDWLDKAIAPTVAERPEWGPRIVKGAWWRSQVNLAFFEAVRRSLVGESVAA
- a CDS encoding FAD-dependent oxidoreductase, which encodes MRVAVVGAGLSGVACARQLHDDGHEVVVLDRGRVVGGRLASRRLPDRDSRPVDLGASYLTARDPGFQAQVDDWLSRGLLHPWTEHFAGQRGEGPLRYGSPRGLRSLVEDLAAPLDLRLSTEVREVRGTSVDGQEYDAAVLALPDPQAAALLEPGTPAHQAVTGRAWEPVVVLAAGFVARTWDLDGVFVHDDPVLSWVADDGTRRGDGAAVLTAHSTGGFASAYALARPGAAPPRDPVEAGPPMVAALRRQLDLPEPVWTHVHRWSFARPAEGRDEPFWLADRLGLCGDGWGTPRVETAWLSGRRLGERLSREG
- a CDS encoding glycerophosphodiester phosphodiesterase family protein, coding for MTGGRTQVVAHRGSSASHAEHTLAAYELAIDEGADALECDVRLTRDGVLVCVHDRKVDRTSDGRGVVSTLELAELAELDFASWKKAGGDPLLEASWEEPDLDRGRVLTLERLLQLVEGTRVELHIETKHPTRYGGLVERALVDLLERYGVARPLTRSVSPVTVMSFAPTSLRRVHAMAPQVPTVYLMDRVPVRYRDGSLPSQVYAAGPSIEVVRAHPSYVSRVQARGHRVHVWTCDEPTDIDLVVELGVDAVISNHPRRALRRLGRL
- a CDS encoding arginine deiminase; translation: MPHLVTSETGRLRTVLLHRPGAELSRLTPRNNADLLFDGLPWVSRAQEEHDGFAQALRDRDVEVLYLADLLVEALEVAEARAEAVHAAVSAQVVGPALATSLHRWLLDLASDELADHLCAGLTHEELPRTGPEGVVSRMAGPGDFVVPPLPNLLFTRDSSVWVADHVAVTRPSMPARQRETTLTGAILRHHPRFAGTPLLYGGSKEEAWFEGGDVLLLAPGVVAVGVGQRTTPAGVEAFALRAFASGVAHTVLAVPIAQERATMHLDTVCTMVDVDAVVMFPAVADTLMAFTVTSDGDGGVAVDAPQPFLDAAAKAMQIDRLRTVDTGLDPVTAEREQWDDGNNTLAIAPGLVVAYERNTVTNAALEAAGIEVVRIAGSELGSGRGGPRCMSCPVLRDPLD
- a CDS encoding ATP-binding protein, translating into MNRPASLARRLAEVVSTMSASDTPALLQQLCRGAVELLDADGSGYCVLDGDQLEVAAVWQLPGSLLGQRFPFAGSALADLPTGGRALVADAAAYPSLNAEVWTGQAGVLAVASTEAAGAVTGGLYVSLDAGKTLSAEQLDVLELLAAHAGVALHDAARVEAADLQRRQTEQALVELETAKDLFLAVAGHELRTPLAVVRGFGDTLLHRWESLPDADRRAMVATMVGRATGLAELVEQLMRGSHAGAAGVEVELRSFDLAAEVRRVVSGVAGSSPDHHVRVDAPDAVPATGDPAKVEPVVGQLVENAVKYSPGGGPVDVTVTTEGGRAVLRVADRGVGVAPADLHRVFDRFVRGEPVVPGGRPGGAGLGLWIVRRYVEAQGGTVSAALREGGGTVVEVSLPG
- a CDS encoding DUF4262 domain-containing protein, whose product is MLRRRRDRSEPAWMGPLPAAAGCDCHVCRPEGPYDAMDRRLIDTVLQHGWQVTLVSDEVACSDPGHDHAGDSSHHGEDHETVAFAYTVGLGHRAGHPELLMSGLDPQLMHHALNDVAQRVMAGRRYAAGDVLEGVLGGVPVVLERLADAALADTVTWAGWFHRARPEALVVVWPSTSGVFAWQPGAPDALDELQPPAWREQLRHTGGVSVDPDWVFAEPPEHPVMSCTHVVRRGDPVLSAARESDTWTVHCGTPGHVPAELLTVHLAHVVRAAPSLRQLADLAPGEQAVRTDPDASWQRSPPQR
- a CDS encoding DUF5926 family protein; this encodes MPAETEWVALREVVPAATAPLTVRGHEDRSVMLSTVLPLAWPAMVRADGKIFLGLQVGARSGDASRDLGWALSLALESTPGAAITPAGLPPADAPRLQDLLADDVLQTTLHDGFDYWVEGASDPDGEVAASIERANASVVPTARLTSVESAYWCRMRERSHLRWVLPTDEEPTLDALARVAVDGGLGLGEGTRYVGSFRAHGLLCPVWDLPVDLPAEAVEEPAAALRARLDAALAVTDPLTPDARRARAGLLSRQLTLR